CGGCCTGGGGCGGCGGCACCGGGTGATCCTGGTCGGCGCAGGGCGCATCGGCGCGGCGCTGGCCAACTACCCGGGCTTCGAGGCGCGCGGCTTCGAGATAGCCGCGATCTACGACGCGGATCCGGACAAGGTGGGGGTGTTGCTCGACGGCAACGTGGTTCGGGCCATCCAGGAGCTGGAGCCGGACCTCTCGGCCAGCCCGGTGGACATCGCGGTCATCGGCACCCCAGCGGCGGCCGCCCAGGGCGTCGCCGACCGGCTGGTGCGGGCGGGGGTGCGTGCGCTGCTGAACTTCGCCCCGGTAACGCTGGCCGTTCCGCATGAGGTCACCGTCACCAACGTGAACATGGCGCTGGAGCTGGAGGCCCTCTCCTTCGCGCTCACCCGGCGGCGCGCGTGAAAGCGATCCACGTCACCTCCGAGATCGGTTCGCTGCGCTCGGTGCTGGTGCACACGCCCGGCAACGAGTTGCTGGGCGTCACGCCAGGCACGCGGGAGGACTACCTCTACGACGACGTGATCGACCTGGAGCATGCGCGGAAGGAGCACCGGCACCTGGTGGCGGTGCTCGAACGCTTCACCGAGGTGATCCAGGTCCGCGACGCGCTGGCCGAGATTTTCGCGAAGACCGAGGTGCGTGACCGCCTGGTGGGGCGCGCTCTCGACATCGTGCCCTCCGACGCGCTGGCGCAACGCCTGTCCAAGCTGCCGGTGCGCGAGCTGGTGGACGTGCTGGTCGCGGGCGCGGTCGAGGAGCCGGGCCCGATCGCGGCGGCGCTGAACGAACAGGGTTACATGCTCCCGCCGCTGCCCAACCTCTTCTTCACCCGGGACGTCGGGATCGTCATCGGCGGGCATGCGGTGATCGGCTCGATGCGCTACGGGGTGCGCTGGACCGAGGAGCTGCTGGTCTCGGCGCTGTTCCGGTTCCACCCGGCGTTCGCGAACGCCGGCATCCTCTACGACGGTTCGGAAGAGCGGCGCACCAATTTCAGCCTCGAGGGCGGGGACGTGCACCCGCTGCGTCCCGATCTCGTCGTGCTGGGATTCTCCGAGCGCTCCTCGCCGGCCGCGCTCGATTACCTCACCGACGTGCTGTTCGAGAAGTGCGGCATCGAGGACGTCATCGTGGTGGTGATGCCCAAGGAGCCGACGGCGATCCACCTCGACATGATCTTCACCCAGGTGGACCGCGAGATGTGCGTGGTCTACCCGCCGCATTTCGTGGGCCCGGAGCGGCTCGCGGTGCTCCACCGCCACAAGGGCCAGGCGGCGGTGAAGGAGATGCCGAACCTGTTCGCCGCGTTGAACGCGGTGCGCCACCCGCTGGAGCCGATCTTCTGCGGCGGCGCCAGCCGCGCCGACCAGGAGCGGGAGCAGTGGGGGTCGGCGTGCAACTTCGTGTCGGTGCGGCCGGGCGTGGTGGTCGGGTACGACCGTCACGACGCCACGCTGAAGGAGATGCAGAAGGCCGGCTTCCGTATCGTGCCGGCTCGAAAGTTCCTGGGCGGCGAGGACCCGGTGGACGACGACGCGCGCGCCGCCATCGTGATCAAGGGCAGCGAGCTGATCCGCGGCGGCGGGGGGCCCCGCTGCATGACGATGCCGCTCCGCCGCGACGATCCGTGAGGACGCTCTCCGAGCGTGCGCTGGTCTACCTCCGCGAAGGCCCGCGGCAGCCCCTCGACATCACCCGCGACGTACTCGGCCTCCAGCGCGCCAACCCTGCGGTGGCGGAGCGCCTCGTGGTCGCGCTGCTCGGCGCGGACCCGCGCTTCGCGTTCGACGTCGAGGGCTGCTGGAGCGTGGTGCCGGCGCCGGCGTGGCGCGGAGTCCCGCTGCGCGACATCCGCTTCGCCGTGGTGGACGTCGAGACCACGGGCATGCGCGCCCGCCACGGCGACCGCATCACCGAGATCGCGGTCGTCCACGTGGATGGCGGCCGGATCCAGGTGGCGTTCGAGTCGCTCGTGAACCCCGGGCGACCGATCCCGCCGCGCATCGTCTCCCTCACCGGCATCACCGACGCGCTGGTGAACGGGGCGCCGCCATTTGAGCAGATCGCCGATCCGGTGCTCGCGGCGCTGGCGGGACGCGTGTTCGTGGCGCACAACGCGCGCTTCGACTGGCGCTTCGTGGAGGCGGAGGTGGAGCGGGCGCGCGATGCGATCCTGCGGCCACCGCGCCTCTGCACCGTCCGGCTCACCCGCGCGCTGGTGCCCGAGCTCGAGCGACGTAACCTCGACAGCGTGATCCATTTCTTCGGTATCGAGACCGACCGCCGTCACCGCGCCGCGGGCGACGCCGTCGCCACCGCCCAGGTGCTGCGGCGGCTCCTTCAGCGCGCCGAGACCAGCGGCATCGCTACCTGGCAGGAGCTGGAGGTGATGGCCGGATGAGCGGCGCGCTCCAGTTCAAGGTGGGGCGGCTCACCTGCTGGACGCTGGAGGGCGGGCTCCAGCGGCTGGACGGCGGCG
Above is a window of Gemmatimonadales bacterium DNA encoding:
- a CDS encoding arginine deiminase family protein; this encodes MKAIHVTSEIGSLRSVLVHTPGNELLGVTPGTREDYLYDDVIDLEHARKEHRHLVAVLERFTEVIQVRDALAEIFAKTEVRDRLVGRALDIVPSDALAQRLSKLPVRELVDVLVAGAVEEPGPIAAALNEQGYMLPPLPNLFFTRDVGIVIGGHAVIGSMRYGVRWTEELLVSALFRFHPAFANAGILYDGSEERRTNFSLEGGDVHPLRPDLVVLGFSERSSPAALDYLTDVLFEKCGIEDVIVVVMPKEPTAIHLDMIFTQVDREMCVVYPPHFVGPERLAVLHRHKGQAAVKEMPNLFAALNAVRHPLEPIFCGGASRADQEREQWGSACNFVSVRPGVVVGYDRHDATLKEMQKAGFRIVPARKFLGGEDPVDDDARAAIVIKGSELIRGGGGPRCMTMPLRRDDP
- a CDS encoding redox-sensing transcriptional repressor Rex; its protein translation is MRHVAPSTIRRLSLYLQFLDQCEGEGKTTVSSRALAERGGATAAQVRKDLSIFGSFGKRGIGYPTSLLAARLRDILGLGRRHRVILVGAGRIGAALANYPGFEARGFEIAAIYDADPDKVGVLLDGNVVRAIQELEPDLSASPVDIAVIGTPAAAAQGVADRLVRAGVRALLNFAPVTLAVPHEVTVTNVNMALELEALSFALTRRRA
- a CDS encoding 3'-5' exonuclease, whose protein sequence is MRTLSERALVYLREGPRQPLDITRDVLGLQRANPAVAERLVVALLGADPRFAFDVEGCWSVVPAPAWRGVPLRDIRFAVVDVETTGMRARHGDRITEIAVVHVDGGRIQVAFESLVNPGRPIPPRIVSLTGITDALVNGAPPFEQIADPVLAALAGRVFVAHNARFDWRFVEAEVERARDAILRPPRLCTVRLTRALVPELERRNLDSVIHFFGIETDRRHRAAGDAVATAQVLRRLLQRAETSGIATWQELEVMAG